The Candidatus Dormiibacterota bacterium genome segment GTGTAGGTGAGCGGCGACAGCACCCCCACCGCCTGGAGCGGCAGCGGCAGCACCGAGACCGGGTAGTAGACGCCGGAGACGAGCAGGAACAGCCCCTGCAGCGCGGTGCTCATCTGCTCGCCCTTCTCCGGCGCCAGCAGCGGCAGGATCGCGATCAGGATCCCCAGGCCGATGAGCGGCACCGTCGACGCCGCCAGCACCACCGCGGCGGCGAGCAGGTCGGCGTGGGAGAGGTCGACGTGGAAGACGAGCAGGGCGACCACGACCACCGCCGCGGTCCGTGCCATGCCGTAGAGCACGGCGAAGACGCAGATGCCGAGCAGGTGGGTGGTCCGCCTCACCGGCGCCATGAAGGTGTACTCGATGGTGCCCTCCCAGCGCTCCCAGGCGACGATGTAGGCGACCTCCATGAACACCAGCGAGAGATAGCTCCAGAGCATCGAGCCGGCGAGCAGGTACAGCTGGATGGCACGCAGGTCGACGTGCCCGCCGACGCCGGTGGCCTCCAGGCCGGTGGCGAGGTAGCCGATGCTCATCACGCTGACCATGCTGTAGACGAACCACACCGCCTCCCACGCCCAGAAGCGCTGGTAGATGTTCTTCTGCCGCTCCAGGAAGCCGACGAACGCGCCGACCTCGTGGCGGAGCGCGGCGGTGCTCATGAGCCGTCCTCCCTGTCGTCACCGATGCTGCGGCCGGTCATGCGCAGGAACACGTCCTCGAGGCTCTCACCGGAGCTGCACAGCTCCGCCGGCGGCGCGTCGGCCACCACCGCGCCGGCCTCGAGGATGACGATGCGGTCGCAGAGCGCCTCGGCCTCGGCGAGGTCGTGGGTGCAGAGCACGATGGTCACGTCGCGCTCGTCGCGCAGCACCTGGATGAGCCGCTGCACGTCGCGCTTGGAGTGGGGATCGAGACCGGTGGTGGGCTCGTCCATGAGCAGCAGCGAGGGGGTGGTGAGGAAGCTGCGCGCGATCGCCACCTTCTGCTGCTGGCCGCGCGAGAGCTGCTTCATCGGACGGTCCATGGCGTCGGCGGGCAACCCCAGCCGGGTGAGCACAGACACCGCGCGCGGGCGCGCATCCTCGACGGTGCCGTACAGCCGCGCCGCGTAGAGCAGGTTCTCCCACGGGCTCAGCTCCTTGAAGAACGCGGCCTCGACCGAGACCCGGTTGATGCGGCGGCGCACCGCAGCGGCGTCGGCGACCACGTCATGCCCGAAGACGCGCGCGGTGCCGGTGTCCGGCACCATCAGGGTCGCGAGGATGCGGATGAGTGTCGACTTGCCGCTCCCGTTCACGCCGATGATCCCGGTGATCCCACCGGCGCGCATCTCCAGGTCGAGGGCGTGCAGCGCGGTTTTCTCGGTCGCCGCCCCCCGCCGCCAGGGCAGCCCGCCCGGACGCGTGCGGAAGCGCTTGCTCACCCCGCGGAGCTCCACCGCCGGCGCCGTCCGGCCCGGCACCGGTGTCGCCTCTGCCACCGTCAGCATCTCTGTCACCCGTGATCTCTCTGTCTCGATGAATCGAAAAGGACCGCTGTGGCCGGGCCACGCGGTCCTCGAGATCGGGCGTCAGGGGTCTGACTTCAGATCGTCAAGGCGCGGCCCATGCCGTGCGCGCATCACCCGTTCTCGGGCGTAGCGCCATCCACGTGGGCCTCATACGTTGATCTCCGCGGTCACCGGCGAGGTGCCGGTGGGGAGGTGCAGAGTACCACGGGATCCGGCGAGATGTGCCCGCTCGAGGTGCTCGACGGCGGCGCGGCCGCTGCGCGCGGCGCTCTCCATCGTCACCGGCCAGCCGGTCGCGGTCCACGCCCCGGCGAGGGCGAGGCCCGCCACCGGGGTCGCCGGACCGCGCCGCAGCGCCGCGCTGCCGGGGCCCAGCGAGGCGGTCGCGGCGCGCT includes the following:
- a CDS encoding ABC transporter ATP-binding protein, giving the protein MLTVAEATPVPGRTAPAVELRGVSKRFRTRPGGLPWRRGAATEKTALHALDLEMRAGGITGIIGVNGSGKSTLIRILATLMVPDTGTARVFGHDVVADAAAVRRRINRVSVEAAFFKELSPWENLLYAARLYGTVEDARPRAVSVLTRLGLPADAMDRPMKQLSRGQQQKVAIARSFLTTPSLLLMDEPTTGLDPHSKRDVQRLIQVLRDERDVTIVLCTHDLAEAEALCDRIVILEAGAVVADAPPAELCSSGESLEDVFLRMTGRSIGDDREDGS
- a CDS encoding ABC transporter permease, whose translation is MSTAALRHEVGAFVGFLERQKNIYQRFWAWEAVWFVYSMVSVMSIGYLATGLEATGVGGHVDLRAIQLYLLAGSMLWSYLSLVFMEVAYIVAWERWEGTIEYTFMAPVRRTTHLLGICVFAVLYGMARTAAVVVVALLVFHVDLSHADLLAAAVVLAASTVPLIGLGILIAILPLLAPEKGEQMSTALQGLFLLVSGVYYPVSVLPLPLQAVGVLSPLTYTLSSIRDALLHGAHVAALLPQVGLLLLMGVVLIPAALWLFAVAERRAKRLGTLKRSG